CTACCGCAAAATTCAGGTATACTTTTTTATTTTCAAGAAGACCTTTGAGTGTGCCGTCGGCGTAAGAGAATGTTTTCCCTGCAATAGAAATATGATCAATCCATGATTTCAATGTTGAAGGAATCCCAAAATTGTAAAACGGAACACCAATCACAATAATATCTGCTTCCTGGATTTCCTTTATCGCCAGATCTGAGAACCTTGAAACTTCTCTTTCCTGTTCATTTTTTTCTTCGTCTCTTATATTGAAGGCATTGAAGTGCTCGAGTTCCATGTGTGGAATGATATCCTTAGCCAGGTCACGAACAACAACCTTGCTCAAATTATCTTTTGCCAATAAATGTTCAATTACAGCCTGTGAAAGTTTGCTGCTTACCGAATCTTCACCGCTGATGCTTGTTTTGATATTTAAAATATTTGCCATTTCTAAATTTTTTGTTTTTGACAGGGACAAAATTATTGTAAATTCACATTCCAAAGTATAGCAGTTACCTAAAGGAAAGCAACATGGAAGAACATCATGATCATAAAGAATGCCTGCTGGCACTTAGACCCATTCGGGACACCCTGGACATCATCAGCGGAAAGTGGAAATTGCAGATTATCATTTCCGTGAATGCAGGAAACAGACGTTTTACAGAAATACGAAAAAGCATTCCAAAGCTGACACCAAAAGTCCTGGCAAAGGAATTAAAGGAACTGGAACAGAACGGACTGATTGAACGGATCGTAACGGAGAGCTATCCTATCATTATTGAATATTTCCCTACAGATTATACCAGTACATTGGATCAGGTGGTCATTTCATTACAGGATTGGGGCGAGAATCATCGAAGACATATTTTTGGGACAACTCATACACCTGCAGAAAAAAGTAAGGTTACCGAAACCACGAATGAACAAAACAAAATTATCTCGTCAAAATAGGAATTTACAGGTTGGTTCTTTACCGTAATACTCTTGGTACATTTCAGTTTCAAAAACGCTCAGTTCAGGAATTCTTCTTTGCTCTCTAAGCAACAGTGATCACTGCAGTTTATTTTTTTAGCCGGAAATAATTTAATTCCCTTTATTTAATCGTTGGCTTTGAAAAATAGCGAAAAAGGGTAATGTTTTAGTATTTGTTTACAGAGGTAACTTTATCAAAAATAAGTACCATGAACACAATTATTAAAAAACTATCCATTTTAAGTGTATTCGCTTCACTTATGGGTTTCTGCGCTCTCCTCTTTGCTCAGGTTTATCCTATCGGGCAAATGGTTTTGACCACTTACGGCCAGTCTTTTACCATGTATAACACGGGAGTAATTGTTCAGAATGGAAATCCGGGAAATGCAGGCCAGGCAGTATATGACCAAACCGGAATTAATTATCTGTGTTTGCCTTCAGCAGTTCCTTATCAAAAGGCATTTTTTCTTGACTTTAATAGAAATATTATCGAATTAGATTACAGATTGGGATACAGGATTATTGGCTATTCCACGATTCCTGTCCCTCCCCGACCAGCGATGTACCTGCCAAAACCAACTTACGATAATCAAATAGGGATTGAAACGGCTGAAGGATTAAGACCCTTACCTACACAAATTGTGGATGAACAAAAACCTTTCGGGGACGTCATGATGACAAGCGAACAAACGGCTGTAGACTGTTATAAAAACACTATGAATCCTGATGGAACAATCAATCAGCTGGAATTCGGGGATTGTATGGTAACAAATATGGCTGGCAAAAAAGAACTTGAAATTTATAAGTGCGCCAAAAACTCAGAAACCCCTGAGGAACAAAGTCTTTGTATGCTCAGTATATTAGGAGGTTCAAAAGAAAGACAGATTACCCAGGATATGATGAAATGCTATAAAGAATATGGTAATAATTACGAAATGTATCCGCTTTGTTTCGCTGATAAAGTAAATAATCCGGAGTTAAAACAATTAGTTTCCTGTTTTAAAGATCAGGCCAGCAGCGGTCAGGTAACCTTTATGGGAACTGCTGTGTGCTATGGTGCAGGTAAGCTTAATCTGAATACGGAAGCACAAATAGCAGTGGAATGTGCTGTAAGTACCGGAGGCCAGCCTTATGCATTTGCAGGTTGTGCAGGCGGCCAATTGACCTACCGTGAATTAAGCAAATGTTTAACAAACGGTGTAGGTGGAGATCATGGATGTTTTGGACGAAATAATACGATTGTTAAAGGATTAAATCAAATTGGAGATGCCTTAAAAAATCAGTTCGGACCTACGAATGATATTGTTAAAACATGGAATACGACCGTTCATGATTTACAATACGGTCCCGGAAAAAATCATGAGGCTGTAAAAGTGGTCAGAAACATAAGTAATGAATTGGGGAAAGCAGGAACTAATGTAGGCAAAGAAATAAAAAAAGTAGTTCCCAAAATAAGAATCAAATGGTAATGAAGAAATAAAACAGATGCACTTGTGTAAGTGCATCTGTACAATATTTAATCCTGCAACTACTTCTTCAGCATTTGAAAATTATATTTTATAGGGTTGAAAGGATTGACAGCTGTTCCTTCAACGGTTATTTTACTCGCAAGCAGTTCAAAATTCATATTTTGCGTGTTCTGTTTGGTAAACAATCCTTTTTTGGAAGTTGTGAATGTTATGACCACCTTCTTGTTTACACCATCAATAGGAACCTGAACAGTTAATTCTTTAGGAAGAAGATTAAGTTCTATTTCCTTTTTATGCTGGTATAAAACTGCCGTATAATCCAGGTCATATTTTATTTTCCCGATGGCTGTTAAGGCTTGATTGGCTTTCACAGGATCAGAAATCACAGAGTAAATAATTTCTTTCATTGGAAATTCTGAATAGGTAATCAGGTTTTTCTTGGCCGAAAAAGCAACCGCTGTTTCTCCATTTACAGTTCCCTGGGATACACTTACTTTTCCTGTGTATTCACCATTAAGATCATCAAAACTGATGGTCACAGGATTAGGTTTAGGAGATTCATCATCATTACTGCAGCTTGCCAGAACAAAAGGAATAGCCAGTAAGATCACAAGCATAGATATCAATTTTACATGAATGAATTTTTTCATTTTGATTTTAATTAATTATTTTGATTAAAAAAATATTTTACTGAGTACTCATCTATATAAATACAGAAATTCCATATCCTTGCTTGGGATTTTAAAAAATAAATTTAATCACCTGATTTACTGCATATTATTTTCAACACCAATTTATATTAATCATGATGCTTAAAACAAATGTCTCAACATTGAGACATTTGTCGTAAATTTGAGCCAATAAAAAATAATGAGTACTCAACAAAAAATTATTGATACCGCTATAACGGTCTTCAATGAAAACTTTTCAGCAACATTTGAAGAGATTGCAGAACATTGTAATCTTAACCGAAGAACGTTGCACCGCTATTTCAAAAACCGGAACGAATTACTGGAAGCCTGCAACAAAAATATGATGCAAGCCTGGGAAAACGCAGCTATTAAAGCTTGCAACAGTTCCACAGACCCGCTGGTACAACTTGAAAACTTATTATATGCAGGAATTGAGAGCGGAACAAAGTATGCTTTTTTGATAAAACTGAATGAAATTGAACCTACCTATAAAACTGAAACAGGTAAGGAGTATTTAAAAGTAAGAAATGAGCTTTTCAGTACAATTCAAAAACTACAAAAAGAAGAATTGATAGACAGCCAGTTACCATTAGTCTGGATAAAAATTCTTTTCACAAATACGATCACTGCAACCATCACCGCATACAGATCCGGAGATATTGCTCCCAATGAAATAAAGAAACTAGCCTGGAATTCCTTTAGCAGAAGCATAGGCTTGCAATTAAATAAACAATAATGATACATTCTTTTTTAATGATAGGCCAGTCCAACATGGCTGGACGCGGCTACGCAAAGGAAGTCCCTCCTATTTTTGATGAACATATTAAAATGCTGAGAAACGGATTATGGCAAATCATGTCAGAACCGATAAATTATGACCGTCCAAGTTCGGGTGTCGGGCTTGCGGCTTCATTTGCAGCAGCATGGAGACTTGATAATACGCAGAATGAAATTGGATTAATTCCATGTGCTGACGGAGGCACCAGTCTTGATGACTGGGCTGTGGATGGTGCTTTATTTGAAAATGCTATATCACAAGCCAGACTTGCCCAACGAACAAGCGAAATCAAAGGAATCTTATGGCATCAGGGTGAGAGTGACTGCTCTCCTGAAAAGGCAGAAAAGTATCAGGAAAAGTTTTCTAAAATTATTGAAACGCTGCGTAAAGAATTAAACAGTCCGAAAATTCCTCTTATCATTGGTGGCTTAGGCGATTATCTATCCCATGGAATATTTGGACCGTATTTCATTCATTATCCTTTAGTCAATCAGCAGTTGGAACAGTTTGCGCAGACTCATGAAAACTGTTATTTTGCCACCGCAAAAGACCTTACTGCCAATCCTGACGGTGTACATTTCAATGCGCATTCACAAAGATTACTGGGAATCAGGTATTATCATGCGTATCGGGATTTGAAAAACATCTTCAATCCTCTG
This region of Chryseobacterium culicis genomic DNA includes:
- a CDS encoding FMN-dependent NADH-azoreductase, producing MANILNIKTSISGEDSVSSKLSQAVIEHLLAKDNLSKVVVRDLAKDIIPHMELEHFNAFNIRDEEKNEQEREVSRFSDLAIKEIQEADIIVIGVPFYNFGIPSTLKSWIDHISIAGKTFSYADGTLKGLLENKKVYLNFAVGGVYDNGIVENMEKYLRTFFEFIGITDVEVFKTEGTVIPELREASFLKAVEDIETAITQA
- a CDS encoding winged helix-turn-helix transcriptional regulator, whose protein sequence is MEEHHDHKECLLALRPIRDTLDIISGKWKLQIIISVNAGNRRFTEIRKSIPKLTPKVLAKELKELEQNGLIERIVTESYPIIIEYFPTDYTSTLDQVVISLQDWGENHRRHIFGTTHTPAEKSKVTETTNEQNKIISSK
- a CDS encoding DUF4840 domain-containing protein, whose product is MKKFIHVKLISMLVILLAIPFVLASCSNDDESPKPNPVTISFDDLNGEYTGKVSVSQGTVNGETAVAFSAKKNLITYSEFPMKEIIYSVISDPVKANQALTAIGKIKYDLDYTAVLYQHKKEIELNLLPKELTVQVPIDGVNKKVVITFTTSKKGLFTKQNTQNMNFELLASKITVEGTAVNPFNPIKYNFQMLKK
- a CDS encoding TetR/AcrR family transcriptional regulator; its protein translation is MSTQQKIIDTAITVFNENFSATFEEIAEHCNLNRRTLHRYFKNRNELLEACNKNMMQAWENAAIKACNSSTDPLVQLENLLYAGIESGTKYAFLIKLNEIEPTYKTETGKEYLKVRNELFSTIQKLQKEELIDSQLPLVWIKILFTNTITATITAYRSGDIAPNEIKKLAWNSFSRSIGLQLNKQ
- a CDS encoding sialate O-acetylesterase; this encodes MIHSFLMIGQSNMAGRGYAKEVPPIFDEHIKMLRNGLWQIMSEPINYDRPSSGVGLAASFAAAWRLDNTQNEIGLIPCADGGTSLDDWAVDGALFENAISQARLAQRTSEIKGILWHQGESDCSPEKAEKYQEKFSKIIETLRKELNSPKIPLIIGGLGDYLSHGIFGPYFIHYPLVNQQLEQFAQTHENCYFATAKDLTANPDGVHFNAHSQRLLGIRYYHAYRDLKNIFNPLPDEDGILENIYKRSYTKTEKIKLLEHEFAVGNIESKDYLNELKAISQE